In one Alphaproteobacteria bacterium genomic region, the following are encoded:
- a CDS encoding TRAP transporter large permease produces the protein MIEVALLAIGVLVVTLTLGVPLPYCFGGALMVMYFVGDVTMKGMMLWGVQQLSNPILLAIPLFVLAGTIMSQSGIAASLLRFVNVFVGHVRGGLGVVAAVSCAIIGAISGSGLTGIAAIGPLLIPEMEKRGYPRAYATALVANSSILGLLIPPSVTMILYGWVTDTSIAACFLATLGPGLLIMASFSVMNLWMSRKFPLILDETPSFGKLAGEATRRGARALPALLLPVIILGGIYGGVMTPTEAAAVAVIYSIPVGFLIYRGLKLPNFLSAGREAATAVGTIMVMILFSMILSQMFVYESIPQQMVSAIFSVTENKVLLLIFINILLFLVGMVVNDATAIILIAPLLLPLMTALGISPVQFAAIMGVNTAMGGVTPPYASILYLGARVGNVKVTKMIPPAMFLIVTGYVPVVFLTSFWPDLSLFLPRLFGY, from the coding sequence ATGATTGAAGTTGCTCTTCTCGCCATCGGCGTTCTGGTCGTGACGCTGACGCTTGGCGTGCCGCTGCCGTACTGTTTCGGTGGCGCCCTGATGGTCATGTACTTCGTCGGCGACGTCACGATGAAGGGGATGATGCTCTGGGGCGTTCAGCAATTGTCGAACCCGATCCTGCTGGCGATTCCGCTCTTCGTGCTGGCCGGGACGATCATGTCACAAAGCGGTATAGCGGCGTCCCTATTGCGGTTCGTGAACGTCTTTGTTGGGCATGTACGGGGTGGATTGGGCGTCGTCGCGGCGGTCAGTTGTGCCATCATCGGTGCGATTTCCGGCTCCGGTCTGACCGGTATCGCGGCGATCGGCCCGCTGCTGATCCCGGAAATGGAGAAGCGTGGCTATCCCCGGGCCTATGCCACGGCGCTGGTTGCCAACTCCTCCATTCTAGGCCTGCTGATCCCGCCATCCGTCACGATGATCCTTTATGGCTGGGTCACCGATACGTCGATCGCCGCCTGTTTCCTGGCGACGTTGGGACCAGGCCTTCTGATCATGGCGTCCTTCTCGGTCATGAACCTGTGGATGAGCCGGAAGTTCCCGCTGATCCTCGATGAAACGCCGAGCTTCGGAAAACTGGCCGGGGAGGCGACCCGTCGGGGCGCCCGCGCCCTGCCCGCCCTGCTGCTGCCGGTCATCATCCTCGGCGGCATCTATGGCGGGGTCATGACCCCGACCGAAGCGGCGGCCGTCGCGGTGATCTATTCAATCCCGGTCGGCTTTCTGATCTATCGCGGGCTGAAGCTGCCGAATTTCCTGTCGGCGGGACGCGAGGCGGCGACGGCTGTCGGGACGATCATGGTCATGATCCTGTTCTCGATGATCCTCAGCCAGATGTTCGTTTATGAGAGCATTCCGCAGCAAATGGTCTCCGCCATCTTCTCGGTCACCGAGAATAAGGTCCTGCTTCTGATCTTCATCAACATCCTGCTGTTCCTGGTCGGCATGGTGGTCAACGACGCGACCGCGATCATCCTGATTGCACCGCTGTTGCTGCCGTTGATGACGGCGCTCGGAATCAGCCCTGTCCAGTTCGCGGCGATCATGGGGGTCAACACCGCCATGGGAGGGGTGACGCCGCCCTACGCCTCCATTCTCTATCTCGGTGCCAGGGTCGGGAATGTGAAGGTTACGAAGATGATCCCGCCGGCCATGTTCCTGATCGTCACCGGCTATGTCCCGGTGGTGTTCCTGACGTCCTTCTGGCCGGACCTCTCATTGTTCCTGCCAAGGCTCTTTGGGTACTGA
- a CDS encoding TRAP transporter small permease subunit, producing MNRFVSILLTSLICIVALGQFVQVITRYVLEVPVMGLEETMMYPTVWLYILGAVNASRENSHIRANVLEIFLKTDRGHTILAIIGEVISLVVGLWLLTWAWQFTQYAWRVWRESPTLYIPTFYFDMALVIGLALMMVYTALHLIRHIRDLRTGAPQ from the coding sequence ATGAACCGTTTCGTATCCATCCTGCTGACATCGTTGATCTGCATCGTGGCGCTGGGCCAATTCGTGCAGGTCATCACGCGTTATGTCCTGGAAGTCCCGGTCATGGGGCTTGAGGAAACAATGATGTATCCGACCGTCTGGCTCTACATCCTGGGCGCGGTCAATGCCTCGCGCGAGAATTCCCATATTCGCGCGAACGTGCTGGAAATCTTCCTGAAAACCGATCGGGGACACACGATCCTGGCGATCATCGGCGAAGTGATCAGCCTCGTCGTGGGACTTTGGCTGCTGACCTGGGCGTGGCAGTTCACGCAGTACGCTTGGCGGGTCTGGCGGGAAAGCCCGACGCTCTACATCCCGACATTCTATTTCGACATGGCGCTGGTGATCGGTCTCGCCCTGATGATGGTCTACACCGCGCTGCATCTGATCCGGCATATCCGCGACCTGCGGACGGGAGCCCCCCAATGA
- a CDS encoding LysR substrate-binding domain-containing protein, with protein MAYTPNLTIRQLQTFREVMRTGSISEAGRALSRTQPAVSSVIAALERELGFPLFIRDRGRLTPCPEAHYFLEEAEEILTRLERAQHAMAELSGHQRGSVRIACYPAASGFFLPRLLVEFLRDRPKVKADLMMRSSLVVEDLIASQEYDIGLAETPEPRPSMQIESFELSSVVALSRDDPLASLPVITPKELDGKPLAMLFDEHSMTRDLRAAFRQAGARVNRRFCLRTLLPTLDLVAGGLCASIVDRITVSTYAGTDIVFRDFKPAVASRISILRPAHRPASQLATAFHDLLSQAMRSLESTRNVADMQSRTGHPPHGHPST; from the coding sequence ATGGCATACACTCCAAACCTCACCATCCGGCAATTGCAAACCTTCCGCGAAGTGATGCGCACCGGTTCGATCTCCGAAGCGGGACGGGCGCTCAGCCGCACCCAGCCGGCGGTATCGAGCGTGATCGCGGCACTGGAACGAGAGCTTGGTTTTCCGCTCTTTATCCGGGATCGCGGCCGTCTGACCCCCTGCCCCGAGGCGCATTACTTTCTGGAGGAAGCGGAGGAAATCCTGACTCGGCTGGAGCGTGCACAACACGCCATGGCTGAGCTGTCGGGACACCAGCGAGGGTCGGTCCGGATCGCCTGTTACCCGGCGGCATCGGGCTTTTTCCTGCCAAGACTGCTGGTCGAGTTCCTGCGCGACAGACCCAAGGTGAAGGCGGATCTGATGATGCGATCCTCTCTTGTGGTTGAGGACCTAATTGCATCCCAGGAATACGATATCGGCCTTGCAGAGACGCCGGAACCGCGCCCATCGATGCAGATCGAATCATTCGAGTTGAGTTCGGTCGTCGCACTGTCCCGGGATGATCCGCTGGCATCCCTGCCCGTCATCACGCCGAAGGAGCTGGACGGCAAGCCGCTGGCGATGCTGTTCGACGAACACAGCATGACCCGGGATCTGCGGGCGGCCTTTCGTCAGGCGGGCGCCCGGGTGAACCGGCGCTTCTGTCTGCGCACGCTTCTGCCGACGCTCGATCTCGTGGCCGGCGGCCTTTGCGCCTCCATCGTCGACCGGATCACCGTATCGACCTATGCCGGCACCGATATCGTGTTTCGGGATTTCAAGCCGGCGGTCGCCTCCAGGATTTCCATCCTGCGCCCGGCACACCGACCCGCCTCACAACTCGCCACCGCCTTTCACGATCTGCTGTCCCAGGCAATGCGAAGCCTCGAATCGACAAGGAATGTCGCTGACATGCAGTCCCGCACGGGCCATCCCCCGCACGGGCACCCATCGACCTAG